The Malus sylvestris chromosome 12, drMalSylv7.2, whole genome shotgun sequence genome contains a region encoding:
- the LOC126593663 gene encoding F-box protein At5g03970 isoform X1 — MCPDDIMTGQKKSANDAHEVFTCDDDILHEILLRLPEKSVFSLILVSKRWLHVICSPSFRCDYHARWKVNYHLLGFFVCNHLYLGISKYGMRRPLTEPAIHFLSACEEGDNLMVSAPKQLGYFLGTSNGLLLFGRHPMTYTVWNPVSKQLCKLPQPQQFYQSLCMAFLTVEDDCFNDAVHYKVIRAKCNCRRESKTVSIETYSSISGTWKHFTLTCSSTFALRPWREATVVNGILHWFATQGNLAIYDPRLGNRRINLLKLPEGRISQDYDECVLGHSSDGLLQYGQSSTSGVEIWVLEAGESSFSSISTGNVQSQKKWNLRYRLGFKAMWKQNPDHGKHSKEAKLMAFLHQNSEYIFIRAGWNIYFFHLKSQKLKEIRYLGRDPSIQWDDSTVVPFYRPSWPRSSLCPWM, encoded by the coding sequence ATGTGTCCAGATGATATTATGACGGGTCAAAAGAAGTCTGCAAATGATGCTCATGAAGTATTCACCTGTGATGATGACATCCTACATGAGATCCTACTCCGTCTGCCAGAGAAATCTGTTTTCAGTTTAATACTCGTATCGAAGAGGTGGCTTCATGTGATATGTAGCCCTTCTTTTCGATGTGATTACCATGCTCGATGGAAAGTAAATTATCATCTTTTGGGCTTCTTTGTGTGCAACCATCTTTACCTCGGAATATCTAAATATGGCATGCGGCGGCCCCTAACAGAGCCCGCAATTCATTTTTTGTCAGCCTGTGAGGAAGGTGATAATCTAATGGTTTCTGCACCCAAACAGCTTGGTTACTTTCTTGGCACTTCCAATGGCCTACTTCTTTTTGGCCGCCATCCAATGACATATACGGTGTGGAACCCAGTCAGCAAACAGCTATGCAAACTTCCTCAACCTCAGCAGTTCTATCAAAGTTTGTGCATGGCATTCCTCACTGTCGAAGATGACTGTTTTAATGACGCAGTCCACTACAAGGTTATTCGGGCAAAATGTAACTGCAGACGGGAATCTAAAACTGTCTCCATTGAGACTTACTCTTCAATCAGCGGTACATGGAAGCATTTCACTCTCACTTGCTCTTCAACATTTGCATTGCGTCCTTGGAGAGAGGCTACTGTAGTTAATGGTATCCTACACTGGTTTGCAACCCAGGGAAACCTAGCCATTTATGATCCACGTCTTGGAAACAGGCGTATAAATCTGCTTAAATTACCAGAAGGGAGGATTTCTCAAGATTATGATGAGTGCGTTCTTGGGCATTCTTCAGATGGGCTTTTGCAGTATGGTCAGAGCAGTACGTCTGGCGTGGAAATATGGGTTCTCGAGGCCGGAGAAAGTAGTTTCTCATCGATCAGCACAGGCAATGTGCAGTCACAGAAGAAGTGGAATTTGAGGTACAGACTCGGTTTCAAGGCGATGTGGAAGCAGAATCCAGACCATGGAAAGCATTCGAAAGAAGCTAAACTTATGGCATTCCTTCATCAGAATTCCGAGTATATCTTCATAAGAGCTGGATGGAACATATATTTCTTCCACCTGAAAAGCCAGAAGCTTAAAGAGATTCGATATCTTGGTCGTGACCCTTCGATTCAATGGGATGACAGCACAGTGGTGCCTTTCTATAGACCGTCTTGGCCACGCTCTTCTTTATGTCCCTGGATGTAG
- the LOC126593663 gene encoding F-box protein At5g03970 isoform X2, giving the protein MTGQKKSANDAHEVFTCDDDILHEILLRLPEKSVFSLILVSKRWLHVICSPSFRCDYHARWKVNYHLLGFFVCNHLYLGISKYGMRRPLTEPAIHFLSACEEGDNLMVSAPKQLGYFLGTSNGLLLFGRHPMTYTVWNPVSKQLCKLPQPQQFYQSLCMAFLTVEDDCFNDAVHYKVIRAKCNCRRESKTVSIETYSSISGTWKHFTLTCSSTFALRPWREATVVNGILHWFATQGNLAIYDPRLGNRRINLLKLPEGRISQDYDECVLGHSSDGLLQYGQSSTSGVEIWVLEAGESSFSSISTGNVQSQKKWNLRYRLGFKAMWKQNPDHGKHSKEAKLMAFLHQNSEYIFIRAGWNIYFFHLKSQKLKEIRYLGRDPSIQWDDSTVVPFYRPSWPRSSLCPWM; this is encoded by the coding sequence ATGACGGGTCAAAAGAAGTCTGCAAATGATGCTCATGAAGTATTCACCTGTGATGATGACATCCTACATGAGATCCTACTCCGTCTGCCAGAGAAATCTGTTTTCAGTTTAATACTCGTATCGAAGAGGTGGCTTCATGTGATATGTAGCCCTTCTTTTCGATGTGATTACCATGCTCGATGGAAAGTAAATTATCATCTTTTGGGCTTCTTTGTGTGCAACCATCTTTACCTCGGAATATCTAAATATGGCATGCGGCGGCCCCTAACAGAGCCCGCAATTCATTTTTTGTCAGCCTGTGAGGAAGGTGATAATCTAATGGTTTCTGCACCCAAACAGCTTGGTTACTTTCTTGGCACTTCCAATGGCCTACTTCTTTTTGGCCGCCATCCAATGACATATACGGTGTGGAACCCAGTCAGCAAACAGCTATGCAAACTTCCTCAACCTCAGCAGTTCTATCAAAGTTTGTGCATGGCATTCCTCACTGTCGAAGATGACTGTTTTAATGACGCAGTCCACTACAAGGTTATTCGGGCAAAATGTAACTGCAGACGGGAATCTAAAACTGTCTCCATTGAGACTTACTCTTCAATCAGCGGTACATGGAAGCATTTCACTCTCACTTGCTCTTCAACATTTGCATTGCGTCCTTGGAGAGAGGCTACTGTAGTTAATGGTATCCTACACTGGTTTGCAACCCAGGGAAACCTAGCCATTTATGATCCACGTCTTGGAAACAGGCGTATAAATCTGCTTAAATTACCAGAAGGGAGGATTTCTCAAGATTATGATGAGTGCGTTCTTGGGCATTCTTCAGATGGGCTTTTGCAGTATGGTCAGAGCAGTACGTCTGGCGTGGAAATATGGGTTCTCGAGGCCGGAGAAAGTAGTTTCTCATCGATCAGCACAGGCAATGTGCAGTCACAGAAGAAGTGGAATTTGAGGTACAGACTCGGTTTCAAGGCGATGTGGAAGCAGAATCCAGACCATGGAAAGCATTCGAAAGAAGCTAAACTTATGGCATTCCTTCATCAGAATTCCGAGTATATCTTCATAAGAGCTGGATGGAACATATATTTCTTCCACCTGAAAAGCCAGAAGCTTAAAGAGATTCGATATCTTGGTCGTGACCCTTCGATTCAATGGGATGACAGCACAGTGGTGCCTTTCTATAGACCGTCTTGGCCACGCTCTTCTTTATGTCCCTGGATGTAG
- the LOC126594546 gene encoding uncharacterized protein LOC126594546, producing the protein MFHYKEEKEAKKEAFRKYLESSGVLDALTKVLVALYEQNEKPSSALEFVQQKLGGPSVSDYEKLQAELSELQKKYSTLSAAYQETCTELEGLKSSQLLNVASLSIKDKETAGEEALKEKI; encoded by the exons ATGTTTCACTACAAAGAG GAAAAAGAAGCAAAGAAGGAAGCATTCAGGAAGTACTTAGAATCCAGTGGAGTTCTTGATGCCCTCACCAAAG TTCTGGTTGCTTTGTATGAGCAGAATGAGAAGCCTTCCTCTGCACTTGA gtttgttcaacaaaagtTAGGGGGTCCGTCTGTGTCTGATTACGAAAAGCTACAGGCTGAATTGTCCGAGTTGCAGAAAAAGTATAGCACACTTTCAGCAGCATACCAAGAAACATGCACTGAG CTAGAGGGACTTAAGAGCTCACAATTACTTAACGTGGCCTCGCTTTCTATCAAAGACAAAGAGACCGCAGGCGAGGAGGCCCTAAAGGAGAAAATTTAG
- the LOC126594545 gene encoding 60S ribosomal protein L18a-like protein, which yields MHESSTDLVEGASMKNNTGITSLKQQYGGDHGSKGMVQLEVDGGELDLLDGMYDKPLSCFGCGIGWFSFLLGFAFPPLWYYATVLYFGNHLKDPRERPGLAASAIAALICSVIVAVALLVVFCLQ from the exons ATGCATGAGAGCAGCACGGATTTGGTAGAAGGAGCAAGCATGAAGAACAACACTGGGATCACATCGTTGAAGCAGCAATACG GTGGAGATCATGGAAGTAAAGGAATGGTGCAACTTGAAGTCGATGGAGGAGAATTAGATTTGCTTGATGGGATGTATGATAAGCCACTTTCATGCTTCGGTTGTGGCATTGGATGGTTCTC GTTTCTCTTGGGATTTGCCTTTCCACCACTATGGTATTATGCTACAGTCCTTTACTTTGGGAACCACCTTAAAGACCCCAGGGAACGACCTGGCCTTGCAGCATCTGCCATTGCA GCTTTAATTTGCTCGGTCATCGTCGCGGTTGCTCTACTCGTTGTTTTCTGCTTGCAGTAG
- the LOC126593918 gene encoding AT-hook motif nuclear-localized protein 14-like, translating to MEPNENQLSSYFQHPTTTTAPAATSTAATTPSPTNGLLPNTHSTYGSHMLYSHSVPSSAVTSPLEPAKRKRGRPRKYGTPEQALAAKKAATTSSHSSSSKEKKDQHGAVSPSFSGSTKKSQQFSLGNAGQGFTPHVLTVAAGEDVGQKIMFFMQQSKREICILSASGTISNASLRQPATSGGNITYEGRFEIISLSGSYVRTDLGGRAGGLSVCLSNTDGQIIGGGVGGPLKAAGPVQVIVGTFQIDAKKDATAGVKGDASAAKLPSPGEMMSGGFHPTLDPSGRPLVRGNEDQQPMGGSHFMLQGMHVAPSRPTDWRGGPDARGTGAYELTGRGVRAPHQSPENGDYDQIQD from the exons ATGGAACCGAATGAAAACCAACTGAGCTCCTACTTCCAACACCCCACCACGACGACGGCCCCCGCCGCCACTTCCACAGCCGCAACCACTCCCTCTCCAACCAATGGGCTCTTGCCCAACACCCACTCAACTTATGGGTCCCACATGTTGTACTCTCACTCGGTGCCCTCCTCGGCGGTGACCTCGCCACTTGAGCCCGCGAAAAGGAAGCGGGGGCGGCCCAGAAAGTATGGCACGCCGGAGCAGGCTCTGGCGGCCAAGAAGGCAGCGACGACGTCGTCTCACTCCTCGTCCTCCAAGGAGAAGAAGGACCAACACGGCGCCGTCTCGCCTTCGTTTTCTGGGTCGACCAAAAAATCTCAGCAGTTTTCTCTCG GCAATGCAGGGCAAGGTTTTACACCACATGTTTTAACTGTTGCTGCTGGGGAG GATGTGGGCCagaaaatcatgtttttcatgcaACAGAGCAAGCGTGAAATATGCATTCTATCTGCTTCTGGTACCATCTCAAATGCATCTCTCCGCCAGCCAGCTACTTCGGGAGGCAACATTACATATGAG GGTCGCTTTGAGATTATTTCGTTGTCTGGATCTTATGTACGTACTGACCTTGGAGGGAGGGCTGGTGGGCTCAGTGTATGCCTATCTAATACAGATGGGCAAATCATCGGCGGTGGAGTTGGTGGGCCCCTGAAGGCTGCAGGCCCTGTGCAG GTTATTGTCGGAACATTTCAGATTGATGCCAAGAAGGATGCGACTGCTGGTGTAAAGGGTGATGCTTCTGCCGCCAAGTTACCATCGCCAGGGGAAATGATGAGCGGAGGCTTCCACCCAACACTCGACCCTTCTGGAAGACCTCTCGTCAGGGGGAATGAAGATCAGCAACCTATGGGGGGAAGTCACTTCATGCTTCAGGGCATGCATGTCGCACCTTCACGGCCCACAGATTGGAGAGGTGGTCCAGATGCTAGAGGCACCGGTGCTTACGAATTGACAGGAAGAGGAGTTCG